ACATTGCCATTGGGACTAATCAGATCCGCACGCAGACGGTGTTGACCGCGTGCCAACGGCTTGGTCAGTTTGAGTTGCCACGCGCCGCTGGCGTTCGAGTTTGCCTCGCCCAGCGCCTGCTGATCCACCAACACGCGAATCCGGCTATCGGGCATGGCAGAGCCGCTAATCGTTGGCGCGCTGCGCGCGTTCAGCCGCGTGCTGGCAGTGGGCGCCAGTACCTTGGGCGGCTCGGGCGCCAGAATAGTCACCAACACCGGCGCCGAGCGTCCCAGGGGCCGCTGTTGCGCGTCGTTGGCCTGCGCGCGCAACAGGTGATCGCCTTCGGCCAGCGGGATGCTCAGATCAAGCGCCCACGTGCCGTCAGCGCCGGCCACCGTCTGCCCGAGGCGGCGATTGTTGTCAAAAACCTGGACGGTGGCGCCGGCAGGCGCGGTGCCCGCGACGTGCGCCAGGGGCGTGGGGAATCGTGACCCGTGGCGCGGGGTCACAATCGCGAGCGGTGTGACGTCGGCCGGAGTGGTAGGTGTGATTGTACGGGTGACCGCCGGCGTTGTCTCGGGTGCTGCCGGCGGCGCGATCGTGATCACTGTTTGAACGACAGGGGGGACAGGGGGGCCGAGAGGCGTGGGCGTTGCCAGGGCCAGTTCGGACGCGCGACGCTGAATCGTGAAGTTGAACACGCTCAACAGCAGGAGCACGATGAGTGCGCCGGTGAGCAGGAGCACATTCAGGCGATCCAGCGGCCATTCCCAGAATGGTGGGCGTTGTGGTTGCATCGGCTTCTCCCTGAGCGTCTACTCCAACGGTTTGACACTGCGCCGGCGGCCGTCCGCGCCGGTGCTGCGCTCGGCCGCTTCCTGAATCCAGGCTGCGTAGTTACCGACGGGCAAACCGGCGTCTTCCACAGCGGCAGCCAGTTCGGCCGGCGTGGCCGCGGCGAGACCGGCAAAGCTGTAGAAACCGGCCGCGGCCAGCGCATCGGCTGTCTTTTCGCCCACCTGCGCCAGCAGCGCCAGGTTATCAGGCTGCAGCGCGCGCAGCGACGGTTGTGCCTGCAGCGCCGCCGCGCCCTGCTCGGCTGCCAGCCTTGCCTGCCTGAGCCAGTCTGCATAATTGGTCTTGCGCCAGGCCGGCGCCTTGATGATGGCGGCCACTTGTTCGACGGACAGTGCAGCCAGGCCGGCAAAGGTGGTGATGCCGGCCGCGCGCAGCCGCTGGTCATAGGCTGGGCCGATGCCGTCAATATCAATCAAGGGGTCATCGCCCAGGGTGATCGCTGCGGGGCCGCGTGTTGGCAGGCCACTGACCGCCATGCCGACAGCCCCCATGGCGAACGCGGGCATCTCGACCGCGGGCGCTTCGAAGGTTGGCAGTTCCAGCGTGGGCGTCTCGAATGCGCCAAGTTCGACCGCGGGCGCTTCGAAGGTCGGCAGTTCGACGGCGGGCAGGGCGAATGCGCCCAGTTCGACCGCGGGCGCTTCCAGCGTAGGCATCTCGAATGCGCCCAGTTCGACCGCGGGCGCTTCGAAGGTCGGCAGTTCGACCGCAGGCGCTTCCAGCGTGGGCATCTCGAATGCGCCAAATTCGACCGCAGGCGCTTCCAGCGTAGGCATCTCGAATGCGCCAAGTTCGACCGCAGGCGTCTCGAAGGTCGGCAGTTCAACGGCGGGTGCTTCCAGCGTGGGCGTCTCGAATGCGCCCAGTTCGACCGCGGGCGTCTCGAAGGTTGGCAGTTCAACGGCGGGCGTCTCGAATGCGCCAAGTTCGACCGCGGGCGCTTCAAAGGTCGGCAGTTCGACGGCAGGCAGTTCCAGCGTGGGCGTCTCGAATGCGCCAAGTTCGACCGCAGGCGTCTCGAAGGTTGGCAGTTCGACGGCGGGCGTCTCGAATGCGCCAAGTTCGACCGCGGGCGTCTCGAAGGTTGGCAGTTCAACGGCGGGCGTCTCGAATGCGCCAAGTTCGACCGCGGGCGCTTCAAAGGTCGGCAGTTCGACCGCAGGCGCTTCCAGCGTGGGCATCTCGAATGCGCCAAATTCGACCGCAGGCGCTTCCAGCGTAGGCATCTCGAATGCGCCAAGTTCGACCGCGGGCGTCTCGAAGGTCGGCAGTTCGATGGCGGGCAGTTCCAGCGTGGGCGTCTCGAATGCGCCAAGTTCGACCGCGGGCAGTTCCAGCGTGGGCGTCTCGAATACGCCAAGTTCGACCGCGGGCGCTTCGAAGGTTGGCAGTTCAACGGCGGGCGCATTGAAGGTTGGCAGTTCAACGGCGGGCGCTTCCAGCGTGGGCGTCTCGAATGTGCCCAGTTCGACCGCTGGCAGTTCCAGCGTGGGCGTCTCGAATACGCCAAGTTCGACCGCAGGCGCTTCGAAGGTTGGCAGTTCAACGGCGGGCGCATTGAAGGTTGGCAGTTCAACGGCGGGCGCTTCCAGCGTGGGCGTCTCGAATGTGCCCAGTTCGACCGCTGGCAGTTCCAGCGTGGGCGTCTCGAATGCGCCAAGTTCGACCGCGGGCGCTTCGAAGGTCGGCAGTTCAACGGCGGGCGTCTCGAATGCGCCCAGTTCGACCGCGGGCGTCTCGAAGGTCGGCAGGGCGACGGCGGGCAGTTCCAGCGTGGGCATCTCGAATGCGCCAAGTTCGACCGCGGGCGCTTCGAAGGTCGGCAGTTCGACCGCAGGCGCTTCCAGCGTGGGCATCTCGAATGCGCCAAATTCGACCGCAGGCGCTTCCAGCGTAGGCGTCTCGAATGCGCCAAGTTCGACCGCGGGCGTCTCGAAGGTCGGCAGTTCAACGGCGGGTGCTTCCAGCGTGGGCGTCTCGAATGCGCCCAGTTCGACCGCGGGCGTCTCGAAGGTTGGCAGTTCAACGGCGGGCAGTTCCAGCGCGGGCGTCTCGAATGCGCCTAGTTCGACCGCGGGCGTCTCGAAGGTCGGCAGTTCGATGGCGGGCGTCTCGAATGCGCCAAGTTCGACCGCGGGCGTCTCGAAGGCCGGCAGTTCAACCGCGGGCGTCTCGAATGCGCCCAGTTCGACCGCGGGCGTCTCGAAGGCCGGCAGTTCGACTGCGGGCAGTTCCAGCGCGGGCGTCTCGAATGCGCCAAGTTCGACCGCGGGCGCTTCGAAGGTCGGTAGGGCGACGGCGGGCGTCTCAAGCTCAGCGGTCTCCAGCGGCTCCGCGTCGCTGACCACGGCTGCCAGGCGAGCCAGGCGTTCGGCCTGCATCCGCTCCATCTCTTGTGTACGCTGCGCCACTTCCCCTTGCAGGGCGTTCATGCGCGTCTGTGCCCGTTCCAAACGGCCATCCAGGTCGCCGATGCGGCTGTCTTTCGCGCGCACGGTCGCCTGCAACTGCTCTACCCGTTCATCGCGCACCTGCTTGCGCCAGCGCCGAAAATACCAGATTTCCAGCACCAGTTCAAGTACCAGCCCCACAATGAATCCAATGATGCCAGCAATCAGCAAATTGAGTGCGCTTGCCATGCTTTTCCCCCTCTCCTTCCCATGCTCGATGGTACGCCTGCGCGGCGGTTGCGATTTGTGCGGTGACATTGGTTGCTCCAGATGATCGTTTCATGAACGCCTCGGCCAGGTACATTATAAAGCCGATTCAGACTAGCGTCAACCATCCGCAACGTCGCAGCAATCATGCCGGGCCGACGCGATCGTGTGACAATTTTGTTATTTTCCCGTCTACAGCACTAGAACGAATCAACGCAACCATGAGACGGCTAATGCAGCGAAGCGTGAAATAATCAAAATGAGGCGACTGGTGACCTGCGAGCAATTGGAATCTCTCTACGCGACTTTCCTCGATAACCTTGCCACCCGCGACGAAATTCGACTGATCCATGACCACCTGGCGGTCTGCCTGCGTTGCCGTTCCAGCCTGACCTGGACGCATCAAGCCATGGCCGGTCATGATTCCGTTACACCCCCGCGCGGGTTTCGTGAACGCTTACTGGCACGCTTGCGCCAGGAGACGACCAAGAACGTCTGAACAACGAAGGCCGCATCTGTGTGATGCGGCCTTCGTTGTTCAGGCTGTTGGCGGCCGCGGCATGCGCCGCGGTCGGGCTAATGGCTCCCGTTTAGCTTTCCCGGCGGCGGCACCAGGGTCTCGCCAGCCTGCAGCAGCGATGTCACCATGATGGCGCTGCGTGCTTCGGCGTACATGCGCAGCACCGGTTCGGTGCCGGATGGGCGAATGAGCAGCCAACTGTCGTCCTGCAGCATGTACTTGACGCCGTCGTTGGCCAGCACGCGGGCGACCGGCATTCCGGCCAATGTGGCAGGTGGAGACTGCATCAGCCGCTGCACCATTTCACTCTTGGTGAAGGGCGGCTGGCCGTTGATGGTGCGCAGTTGAAAGTCGTTGCGCGCGTAGTAGAACGCGCCTACCTCCTGCACCAGGTCGTTCAACAGCGCCTGGCAATCGCCGCCGTGCGCGGCCAGGATTTCGGCTAACAGCATCCCCATCAGCACGCCGTCGCCCTCCGGGATGTGGCCCTTGATGCTGATCCCGCCCGACTCTTCGCCGCCGATCAAGACATCATGATTCATCATCAGGTCGCTGATGTGGTTGAAGCCCACCGGCGTCTCGCGCAGCTCCAGGCCATAGCGGGCCGCCAGGCGATTGAGCATCTGGGTGGTGGAAACGGTCTTGACCACCATGCCGCGCTGTTGGCGCTGCTCGATCAGGTAGCGCAGGCTGAGCGACATGATGACATGCGGGTCAATGAAGCGGCCATCCGGCGCCATCGCGCCGATGCGGTCAGCGTCGCCGTCGGTCGCCAGGCCCAGATGCCAGTCGCCGCCGCTCAGGGCTTCGGCCAACGGCTGCAAGTAGCGCTCGATCGGTTCGGGATGAATGCCGTTGAAGCCGGGGTTCATCTCCCCGCGCAGTTCAACCACCTCAGCGCCCGCATCGCGCAGGAACTCGGCCAGATAGCCGCGGCCGGCGCCGTACATGGCGTCTACCACCACACGCAGCCCGCCGCGCCCAATCGTCTCGAAATCCACCAGGGTCGCCAGGTGATCGCGATAGGCCGGGCGCGGGTCGAAGCGCCGGATCAGGCCCTGTGCATGGGCCTCGTCGAAATCCAGAATCAGCGGTTTGCGGCCTTCCTGCTCGTTTTGCAGCAGACGCGCCTCCACCCGCTTGCAGTCGGCCGGCGAGGCTGAGCCGCCATACGCCGCCTTGAATTTGATGCCGTTGTAACGCGGCGGGTTGTGGCTGGCCGTGATCATGACGCCGCCTTGCGCCCGGTGCAGCACAATGGCGTGCGAAATCACCGGCGTGGGCGTGTCTGCATGAGTCAGGTCAACCTGGATGCCGTTCGCAGCCAGGACACAGGCCACCTCGCGCGCGTAGCGGTCGGACAAAAAACGCGTGTCGAAACCAACCACCATGCGCACAGGGGCAACATCGGGGTACTGCTGGCAGACGACATCAGCAATGGCCTGCGCGACCAGGCGCACATTGGCAAAGGTGAAGGTGTCGCTGATGACGGCGCGCCAGCCATCGGTTCCAAATCGGATATCCATTGACGGTACTTCCTCCGGGGCTAGTCTTATGATCCAAAGGGCCTTTTCATTGTACCATCGTTAGGCGAGGGCGCCAAAGGCGGTTTGCGGAAAAATCCGATCAGGCCACTGCGCAGACCGGCCAACGCCGGCCGCGCCAGCAGGCGGCTGTAGCGCAGGGCCAAGGCGTAACTCCAGCGGACGAAGGCGAAATAACCGGCGGTCTCATCCACGGTGTAAAGCGCCTCGCTCACAAAGCCGGCGGCCATCATCCTGGCGGCCAAAGCGGCCCGCGTGTTGCAGCGGAACAGGGTGGGGAAGACGCTACCCTCACGCGTGCCCAGGCCTCGATGAACCGCCACATGCGCCGCGTGCGGCAGCACGGCCGCGGCCAGCGTCGAAGGGCCGGCCAGGTTGGGCGTTTTGACCACCAGCAGGCCGCCGGGCTTGAGCACGCGCCAGAATTCGGCAAAGGTCTGTGCCGGCCGCGCCAGGTGTTCGATGACATCGTAGCAGAGCACCAGGTCGAACAGCGCGTCCCGGTAGGGAATGGCGTCCAGCGAGCCGATGGCGTACCGATGCGACGGCAGGGGGTCGGGGCGAAAGAGGTCCAGGCCGACCACTTCGATGTCGGCGCGGTGGCGGCGCAGGAGCCAGGTGCCCGGCCCGCTGCCCGCGTCCAGCACCAGCGCGCCGGGGGTCAGGGCCGCGGCCAATCGCCGCCGCATCTCGCCATACGCGGCCTCGGTGTATGCAGGGTAAACCGCCTGCTCGATGAGATTTTGTTCTTCCCAGGTCAACATGCCAATTCAAACCTTTCCAGCCGCTTAACTACTGGGTCTGCCTGGAATTCAGACAGGATTCACAGGATTGACAGGATATTCGAACTCTCGTGCCGATAGTTTTGCACACCACAGAGCAAGAATCCTGTTCATCCTGTTCATCCTGTCCAAATCGGCCTGCAGGGTGAGCAGTTATTAGGATTCACAGGATTGACAGGATATTCGAACTCTCGTGCCGATAGTTTTGCACACCACAGAGCAAGAATCCTGTACATCCTGTTCATCCTGTCCAAATCGGCCTGCAGGGTGAGCAGTTACCAGGATTCACAGGATTGACAGGATATTCGAACTCTCGTGCCGATAGTTTTGCACACCACAGAGCAAGAATCCTGTACATCCTGTTCATCCTGTCCAAATCGGCCTGCAGGGTGCGCCCATCAGGCGCGGTTTCAATCGCCCTTTTCATTGACCGACCGCCCGGCCAGGGTTGCCACGATCAGATCGGAGATGCGCTCGACGCGGGCATCCCAGGTTTGCCCGGCTGCAAACTGACGCCGGGCCGCGGCCGCGGCTTCATCAGGGGCCTGGCGCAGGGCCAGCTCGACCTGGCCCGGGAAAGCCGCCGCGTCAGGCGCCATGCCGACCAGCGGGGCCATGTCCGCCACCGCGGGGATGGCAGTGCTGACGATGGGCCGGCCGATGGCGAGATATTCGTACAGCTTGAGGGGGCTGATGTGGTGCGTCCACGCGTTGATCCGGTACGGCATCAGGCAGACATCGCACGCGGCGATGGCGTGAGGCACCTGCGTCACCGGCAGCGCGCCAACGAAATGCACGTTGGGCTGAGCACGCAGCTCAGCCAGATCATCCAGATTGTAGCGCAACGTCACCGGGCCGACCAACACGATCTGCCAGGCGCGGTTGGCGGCGGCCAGCGCGCTGAGCAGGCGCAGGTCAATCTTCTCGTTGATGGCGCCCACGAAGCCCAGGCGAGGATGGGGCACGGCCGCCAGCGCGGCCGGTTCCTGCGGATGCGCCAGCGCGGCGGCAAATTCGGCGAAGTCCACGCCGTTGGGCACCAGGTGCGTGTTGGGCTGCCAGGCCTGCTTGGCCGCCAGCAAGGGCGCGGACGTGACCAGCACCAGGTCCGCGCGGCGCATGATGATCTGCTCCAGCGCCTGCACGCGGCCGGGGCGATTGGCGGCCTGATCGGCCTGGAACTCCATTTCGTAGGCTGCATACTCATCCACCGCGTGGTAGATGACCATCTGCTCGCCGCACTGCCCGATGACATCGCCCTGGTCGGGCCGAAAGAGCCAGAGGATGGGCGCCTGCCCGCCGCCGATTTGACGCACCGCGGCGCGCAGGGCAAGGCCGCGGCCCCAGGCGGTGATCTGGCGCAGGGGCGGCCGGCCGCTCAACGGCAGCCAGAGGGGGTCGCGGTAGACGAACAGGCCGTCCTGCACGTGCTGCGGCCGCGGCCAGGCCAGGGTGTGATCCGCCTCCAAGCGCCGCGCACGCATGCTATGCAGGGCTTCGCTCAGATAGGGCCGCGGCTCCACCCACAGCACGCGGTTGTGGCGGGCAAAGCGCGTGAGCAACTGATGACGATTGCGCCACAGCCCGTTCCAGCGCTCCGGCGTCAGACAAACGAAGGTCTGGTCGCTCAGCATGGCGCACCTCGCCGGGCTTTCTGATAGGCAGCCAGGTGCATTTGCGCCACCACGGGCCAGGCCAGCGTCTGCGCGTAGGTGAGACAGGCGGCCTGCGCCGTCGCCTGGTCGAGTTGGCGCACGGTGCGCAGGGCCTGCGCCAGATCGGCCGCGTTCTCCGGCTGGAACAGGATGCCGCGGCCGTCCGCGGCTAGTTCGGGGAATGGCCCCAGGCGCGGCGCGACGATGGGACAGCCAAAGGAGAGGGCGAGCAGGGCGGCGCCAGAGGTGGTGACGGCCCGGTAAGGCAGGATGCAGGCATCGCTGGCGTGAAAGAGGACCTGCAGTTCGTCATCAGGCACATGGCGCAAGAGCAAGCGCACGCGCGGGTCGCGGCCGGCCAGGTCGGCGATGGCTGCGGCATAGGCGGGCTGATGGGCATGACCGGCCACGAGCAGGCGCGCCTGCGGATCATCCAGCGTGCGGAAGGCGTCCAGCAGCAGTTCCAGGCCTTTGTACGGGCGCACGCCGCCGAGGAAGAGATAGACCGGGCCGGCGTCGCTCAGGCCCAGGCGTTCACGCGCCTGCGGCCGGGTGACGGTGTCAGGATAGGCGCCGAGGTAGCTGCCGTGCGGGGCGCTGTAGACCTTGGCGGCCCAGGGCGCCAGGGCCTGCGCGCTGACCGCGTCGTGCGCGTGCAGGGCGCTGACCAGGCGAAAGAGGGTGCGATTGCCCCAGGCGTTGAGCCGTGGGGCGCGGCGCTCGTGGTGCGCCAGGTTGTGTACCGTGTAGACGACGGTCACGCCCCACAGCCGGGCCAGGGCCAGGGTGAGCAGCAGGATGAACAGGCGCCAGGCGCTGAGCCAGGACCGCGGCGCGGCGTAGAGCAGTTCGAGCCAATGCAGGTGAATGACATCCAGCCCGCGGCGACGCTGGGCCAGCAGGCTGAGCGGGGAGAGGCCGCTGACCAGGGCCGCGTCGGCCCCCTGCGCCCGCAGACCGTCGGCCAGCAGGCGCACGTAGGGGTTGAGTTGGACGTTCGAGACGAGCAGGACGCGCACGCATTACCTCATTGGCGGCTGAAGCCGCGACTACGAGCCACGTCAGGCGGGGCGTCGTTGGTTCCACAGGCCCTGGGCCTGGACGAGACCCCGCTGCGCCAGGCTGCGCAGTTCGGCGTCGGCGGCCAGGGTCAGGCCGGCGTACAGGGTCATGGCGACGGCGCCGCTGAAGAGCAGGGAGAGCAGGCTGGCTTCGCCAAAGAGCAGGGTGCGCAGGCCAAAGGTGATGGCCGCGCTGAGGATGGCAAAGGCCAGCGCGGGCAGCAGCAGGCGGCCGTACATGCGCAGAGACGCGCCAATCACCTTGTTGCACAGCCAGGCGGAGATGAACCAGTCAACCACTGCGACGATAGCCGACAGCGCGCTGACCCCCACCACCCCCCAGTAATAGACGGCCGGATACAGGAAAATGAGCATGGTGGCCAGACGCCAGAGCGCGATGTAGGTCAGCCATTGAGGCTTGCCGCCGCCCTTGAAGACGTTGCCCATGTTGGCGGCCACCGAACGGCACAGGCCGTAGACGGCCAGGAGCTGGATCGGCAGGACCGCGTCGCCCCACTTCACGGGGTCGAGGACATGAATGAAATCGGCCGCGAAGAAGATGGTCAGGATAGCCACGGGCACCGACAGCAGCGAAACGAAGCGCACGGTGCGGAAGAAGGTCAGACGGAAATAGGGCAGATCATCCTGCAGGCGGGCGAAGGCCGGGAACATGACCTGGTTGACCAGCGCGGTGATTTGGGTGGCGGGAATGTTGGAGAGCAGATAGGCGATGCCATAGACGCCAAGCGCCGCCATGCCGGCCATGCGCCCGACAAAGGCATCGTCCACATTGGTGATGGCGAAGATGAGGATCTGGCTGACCACGAGGTGCATGCCGTAATTGAACATCTCGCGGGCGATGCGTGTATTGAAACGAAAGGCCGGGCGATAGGGCACCACCAGCCAGACCAGGATGACGCCCAGGATTGCCTCCAGGATTTTGCCCCAGACCAACGCCCACACGCCGAAACCGAGCACGCCGAGGACGATCGCCAGGATGCCGTAACCGACGGTGGGAATGACATCGGGCAGGACTTTGCGCTTGAAGTCGAGTTCTTTAGCCAGGAGCACAAAATGGACGGTGCCAGGTGAACGAATGAGCAAGGTGAAGGCCAGCACCTGCACCACCGGCGTGATACGCGGGTCATTGAAGAAGACGGCGATGAGGGGCGCGCCGAAATAGGCAATGGCCGCGTAGACCAGCGAGGTCAGGTTGGTGATCCAAAAGGTGACATCAGCGGCTTCGGCGATGTCCTGCTTGCGGTAGATGAGCGCCGAACTGAAGCCGAACTCGCGCAGGAGCTGCAGCGATTCCAGGGCCAGGAACGCGGTCTGGGCAATGCCGAAGTCTTCCGGGATGAGCAG
This portion of the Candidatus Amarolinea dominans genome encodes:
- a CDS encoding glycosyltransferase, with product MLSDQTFVCLTPERWNGLWRNRHQLLTRFARHNRVLWVEPRPYLSEALHSMRARRLEADHTLAWPRPQHVQDGLFVYRDPLWLPLSGRPPLRQITAWGRGLALRAAVRQIGGGQAPILWLFRPDQGDVIGQCGEQMVIYHAVDEYAAYEMEFQADQAANRPGRVQALEQIIMRRADLVLVTSAPLLAAKQAWQPNTHLVPNGVDFAEFAAALAHPQEPAALAAVPHPRLGFVGAINEKIDLRLLSALAAANRAWQIVLVGPVTLRYNLDDLAELRAQPNVHFVGALPVTQVPHAIAACDVCLMPYRINAWTHHISPLKLYEYLAIGRPIVSTAIPAVADMAPLVGMAPDAAAFPGQVELALRQAPDEAAAAARRQFAAGQTWDARVERISDLIVATLAGRSVNEKGD
- a CDS encoding glycosyltransferase, producing MRVLLVSNVQLNPYVRLLADGLRAQGADAALVSGLSPLSLLAQRRRGLDVIHLHWLELLYAAPRSWLSAWRLFILLLTLALARLWGVTVVYTVHNLAHHERRAPRLNAWGNRTLFRLVSALHAHDAVSAQALAPWAAKVYSAPHGSYLGAYPDTVTRPQARERLGLSDAGPVYLFLGGVRPYKGLELLLDAFRTLDDPQARLLVAGHAHQPAYAAAIADLAGRDPRVRLLLRHVPDDELQVLFHASDACILPYRAVTTSGAALLALSFGCPIVAPRLGPFPELAADGRGILFQPENAADLAQALRTVRQLDQATAQAACLTYAQTLAWPVVAQMHLAAYQKARRGAPC
- a CDS encoding phosphoglucomutase/phosphomannomutase family protein, with the protein product MDIRFGTDGWRAVISDTFTFANVRLVAQAIADVVCQQYPDVAPVRMVVGFDTRFLSDRYAREVACVLAANGIQVDLTHADTPTPVISHAIVLHRAQGGVMITASHNPPRYNGIKFKAAYGGSASPADCKRVEARLLQNEQEGRKPLILDFDEAHAQGLIRRFDPRPAYRDHLATLVDFETIGRGGLRVVVDAMYGAGRGYLAEFLRDAGAEVVELRGEMNPGFNGIHPEPIERYLQPLAEALSGGDWHLGLATDGDADRIGAMAPDGRFIDPHVIMSLSLRYLIEQRQQRGMVVKTVSTTQMLNRLAARYGLELRETPVGFNHISDLMMNHDVLIGGEESGGISIKGHIPEGDGVLMGMLLAEILAAHGGDCQALLNDLVQEVGAFYYARNDFQLRTINGQPPFTKSEMVQRLMQSPPATLAGMPVARVLANDGVKYMLQDDSWLLIRPSGTEPVLRMYAEARSAIMVTSLLQAGETLVPPPGKLNGSH
- a CDS encoding class I SAM-dependent methyltransferase translates to MLTWEEQNLIEQAVYPAYTEAAYGEMRRRLAAALTPGALVLDAGSGPGTWLLRRHRADIEVVGLDLFRPDPLPSHRYAIGSLDAIPYRDALFDLVLCYDVIEHLARPAQTFAEFWRVLKPGGLLVVKTPNLAGPSTLAAAVLPHAAHVAVHRGLGTREGSVFPTLFRCNTRAALAARMMAAGFVSEALYTVDETAGYFAFVRWSYALALRYSRLLARPALAGLRSGLIGFFRKPPLAPSPNDGTMKRPFGS
- a CDS encoding lipopolysaccharide biosynthesis protein, whose product is MSFDRKIVSGIFWVFLSTLASRVLSFLSKIILLKLLIPEDFGIAQTAFLALESLQLLREFGFSSALIYRKQDIAEAADVTFWITNLTSLVYAAIAYFGAPLIAVFFNDPRITPVVQVLAFTLLIRSPGTVHFVLLAKELDFKRKVLPDVIPTVGYGILAIVLGVLGFGVWALVWGKILEAILGVILVWLVVPYRPAFRFNTRIAREMFNYGMHLVVSQILIFAITNVDDAFVGRMAGMAALGVYGIAYLLSNIPATQITALVNQVMFPAFARLQDDLPYFRLTFFRTVRFVSLLSVPVAILTIFFAADFIHVLDPVKWGDAVLPIQLLAVYGLCRSVAANMGNVFKGGGKPQWLTYIALWRLATMLIFLYPAVYYWGVVGVSALSAIVAVVDWFISAWLCNKVIGASLRMYGRLLLPALAFAILSAAITFGLRTLLFGEASLLSLLFSGAVAMTLYAGLTLAADAELRSLAQRGLVQAQGLWNQRRPA